Proteins encoded together in one Halothermothrix orenii H 168 window:
- a CDS encoding flavodoxin family protein: protein MAFLQKILIIHSEEGNIEEIARGIAEGARKNGHQVDILSTRDRGRVVSFFPYDLILVGSPTRGIFKGKIGKDLPPYLRECKRTAGKTAMAFVTPRFFATTTALKKVMAELEKLGCFVKNFASLKNRGEAVRFGEKL from the coding sequence GTGGCTTTTTTGCAGAAAATATTGATTATCCATTCTGAAGAAGGTAATATAGAGGAAATTGCCAGAGGGATAGCAGAAGGGGCCAGGAAAAACGGACATCAGGTTGATATTCTCAGTACCCGGGACAGGGGACGGGTTGTATCCTTTTTCCCCTATGATTTGATACTGGTGGGCAGTCCAACACGGGGAATTTTCAAGGGGAAGATTGGTAAAGACTTACCCCCCTATCTAAGGGAATGTAAACGGACGGCCGGGAAAACAGCCATGGCCTTTGTTACTCCCAGATTTTTTGCAACTACAACAGCATTAAAAAAGGTAATGGCTGAGCTGGAGAAGCTTGGTTGTTTTGTTAAAAACTTCGCCAGTTTGAAGAACCGGGGTGAGGCTGTCAGGTTTGGTGAAAAGCTTTAA